A part of Pseudochaenichthys georgianus chromosome 23, fPseGeo1.2, whole genome shotgun sequence genomic DNA contains:
- the mbtd1 gene encoding MBT domain-containing protein 1 isoform X3 — protein MEDTRDLAERTPRSERKRRDSFGMFDGYDSCSEESTSSSSSEDSEDEVMPSIPASLPIIKNNGQVYTYPDGKAGMATCEMCGMVGVRDAFYSKTKRFCSVSCSRSYSSNSKKASILARLQGKPPTKKAKVLQKQPLMAKLAAYAQYQASQQNQAKSKAVVPAESFDWGRYICSNDTVGAPVSCFKHAPMGTCWGGIEEGVRLEVPNSDTNLSTKVYWIAEIIKLAGFKALLRYEGFDSDTSKDYWCDLCVPEVHPVGWCASSGKPLIPPKTIQHKYSNWKAVLVKRLTGAKTLPPDFNTKVQENLQFPFKKLMRVEVVDKNYLCRTRVALVEQVIGGRLRLVYEESQDGSDDFWCHMYSPLIHNIGWSRSIGHRFKRSDFTKKMEGQVDAPALHFQKVKDVDQSGDWFKDGMKIEAIDPLNLSAICVATVRKVLADGYLMIGIDGSEAVDGSDWFCYHGTSPSIYPVGFCEINNIELTPSRGYTKLPFKWFDYLRETGSIAAPVKLFTKEIPNHGFRQGMKLEAVDLMEPRLVCVATVTRIVHRLLRIHFDGWEDEYDQWVDCESPDLYPVGWCQLTGYQLQPPASQSTRDLPQSVPKQKKKAQQYKGQKKKRKIPVGRRPFSQTGRRRSSFSGDEEQSPPPYPAQGPSRPRPRPRTHLHQTHKSGRPARR, from the exons ATGGAAGACACAAGGGATTTG GCTGAACGCACCCCACGTTCAGAGCGCAAGCGGAGAGACTCGTTCGGGATGTTTGATGGCTATGACAGCTGCAGTGAGGAGTCTACCAGCAGCTCCAGCTCAGAGGACAGCGAGGACGAGGTGATGCCCTCCATCCCGGCCAGCCTGCCCATCATCAAGAACAATGGACAAGTTTACACTTACCCTGACGGAAAGGCTGGAATGG CCACTTGTGAGATGTGTGGGATGGTTGGAGTACGAGATGCTTTTTACTCAAAAACCAAGCGCTTCTGCAGTGTGTCATGTTCTAGGAGTTATTCCTCAAATTCCAAAAAAGCTAGCATCTTGGCACGACTCCAG GGAAAACCACCAACAAAAAAGGCCAAAGTCTTACAGAAACAACCCCTCATGGCAAAGTTGGCTGCTTACGCCCAGTACCAAGCGAGTCAGCAGAACCAGGCCAAATCAAAAGCAG TGGTCCCTGCAGAGAGCTTTGACTGGGGTCGGTATATCTGTAGCAATGACACAGTTGGAGCTCCAGTCAGCTGTTTCAAGCAT GCCCCCATGGGGACATGCTGGGGGGGCATAGAGGAAGGAGTGAGGCTTGAAGTGCCCAACTCTGATACCAACCTCTCCACTAAGGTGTACTGGATAGCAGAAATCATTAAGCTAGCAG GGTTCAAGGCTCTGCTGCGGTATGAGGGCTTCGACAGCGACACCAGTAAAGACTACTGGTGTGATCTCTGCGTCCCGGAGGTGCACCCGGTGGGGTGGTGCGCTTCCAGTGGCAAACCTCTTATACCTCCAAAAA CCATACAGCATAAATACTCTAACTGGAAAGCTGTTCTTGTGAAGCGCCTCACTGGAGCTAAAACACTGCCACCGGACTTTAACACCAAG GTACAAGAGAACCTGCAGTTCCCCTTTAAGAAGCTGATGCGGGTGGAGGTGGTGGATAAGAACTACCTGTGCCGGACACGGGTGGCGCTGGTGGAGCAGGTGATCGGGGGGCGCCTCAGGCTGGTTTATGAGGAGAGCCAGGACGGGTCGGATGACTTCTGGTGCCACATGTACAGCCCCCTCATTCATAATATAGGCTGGTCGCGCAGCATCGGACACCGCTTCAAACGATCCG atttcacaaagAAAATGGAGGGTCAAGTTGATGCTCCGGCACTGCATTTCCAGAAG GTGAAAGATGTAGACCAGAGTGGGGATTGGTTCAAAGATGGGATGAAGATAGAAGCCATTGATCCGCTCAACCTCTCGGCTATATGTGTAGCCACTGTAAGAAAG GTGTTGGCAGACGGGTACCTCATGATCGGGATCGATGGTTCTGAGGCGGTGGACGGGTCAGACTGGTTCTGCTACCACGGCACCTCCCCCTCTATCTACCCTGTCGGCTTCTGTGAAATCAACAACATTGAACTCACGCCCTCTAGAG GGTACACTAAACTGCCATTTAAATGGTTTGACTACCTCAGAGAAACAGGTTCAATAGCTGCTCCTGTCAAGCTCTTTACCAAG GAGATTCCTAATCACGGTTTCCGGCAAGGCATGAAGCTGGAGGCTGTAGATCTAATGGAGCCTCGGCTGGTGTGTGTTGCCACGGTGACGAGGATTGTGCACCGGCTACTGAGGATCCACTTTGACGGCTGGGAAGATGAGTATGACCAGTGGGTGGACTGCGAGTCACCTGACCTCTACCCTGTGGGCTGGTGTCAGCTGACCGGCTACCAGTTGCAACCCCCCGCCTCACAGA GTACCAGAGATCTGCCTCAGTCTGTAcccaaacagaagaagaaggcCCAGCAGTACAAAGGCCAAAAGAAAA agaggaagatccCAGTTGGTCGACGGCCCTTCAGTCAGACCggcaggaggaggagcagcttCTCCGGAGACGAAGAGCAGAGCCCCCCCCCTTACCCTGCACAGGGGCCGTCACGGCCACGGCCCCGACCCAGAACACACCTGCACCAAACACACAAATCAG
- the mbtd1 gene encoding MBT domain-containing protein 1 isoform X1, with protein sequence MEDTRDLAERTPRSERKRRDSFGMFDGYDSCSEESTSSSSSEDSEDEVMPSIPASLPIIKNNGQVYTYPDGKAGMATCEMCGMVGVRDAFYSKTKRFCSVSCSRSYSSNSKKASILARLQGKPPTKKAKVLQKQPLMAKLAAYAQYQASQQNQAKSKAVVPAESFDWGRYICSNDTVGAPVSCFKHAPMGTCWGGIEEGVRLEVPNSDTNLSTKVYWIAEIIKLAGFKALLRYEGFDSDTSKDYWCDLCVPEVHPVGWCASSGKPLIPPKTIQHKYSNWKAVLVKRLTGAKTLPPDFNTKVQENLQFPFKKLMRVEVVDKNYLCRTRVALVEQVIGGRLRLVYEESQDGSDDFWCHMYSPLIHNIGWSRSIGHRFKRSDFTKKMEGQVDAPALHFQKVKDVDQSGDWFKDGMKIEAIDPLNLSAICVATVRKVLADGYLMIGIDGSEAVDGSDWFCYHGTSPSIYPVGFCEINNIELTPSRGYTKLPFKWFDYLRETGSIAAPVKLFTKEIPNHGFRQGMKLEAVDLMEPRLVCVATVTRIVHRLLRIHFDGWEDEYDQWVDCESPDLYPVGWCQLTGYQLQPPASQSTRDLPQSVPKQKKKAQQYKGQKKKRKIPVGRRPFSQTGRRRSSFSGDEEQSPPPYPAQGPSRPRPRPRTHLHQTHKSEPLLRMKVDPAEVDEFTFSQGTSDQESNGSGSYYIKQEP encoded by the exons ATGGAAGACACAAGGGATTTG GCTGAACGCACCCCACGTTCAGAGCGCAAGCGGAGAGACTCGTTCGGGATGTTTGATGGCTATGACAGCTGCAGTGAGGAGTCTACCAGCAGCTCCAGCTCAGAGGACAGCGAGGACGAGGTGATGCCCTCCATCCCGGCCAGCCTGCCCATCATCAAGAACAATGGACAAGTTTACACTTACCCTGACGGAAAGGCTGGAATGG CCACTTGTGAGATGTGTGGGATGGTTGGAGTACGAGATGCTTTTTACTCAAAAACCAAGCGCTTCTGCAGTGTGTCATGTTCTAGGAGTTATTCCTCAAATTCCAAAAAAGCTAGCATCTTGGCACGACTCCAG GGAAAACCACCAACAAAAAAGGCCAAAGTCTTACAGAAACAACCCCTCATGGCAAAGTTGGCTGCTTACGCCCAGTACCAAGCGAGTCAGCAGAACCAGGCCAAATCAAAAGCAG TGGTCCCTGCAGAGAGCTTTGACTGGGGTCGGTATATCTGTAGCAATGACACAGTTGGAGCTCCAGTCAGCTGTTTCAAGCAT GCCCCCATGGGGACATGCTGGGGGGGCATAGAGGAAGGAGTGAGGCTTGAAGTGCCCAACTCTGATACCAACCTCTCCACTAAGGTGTACTGGATAGCAGAAATCATTAAGCTAGCAG GGTTCAAGGCTCTGCTGCGGTATGAGGGCTTCGACAGCGACACCAGTAAAGACTACTGGTGTGATCTCTGCGTCCCGGAGGTGCACCCGGTGGGGTGGTGCGCTTCCAGTGGCAAACCTCTTATACCTCCAAAAA CCATACAGCATAAATACTCTAACTGGAAAGCTGTTCTTGTGAAGCGCCTCACTGGAGCTAAAACACTGCCACCGGACTTTAACACCAAG GTACAAGAGAACCTGCAGTTCCCCTTTAAGAAGCTGATGCGGGTGGAGGTGGTGGATAAGAACTACCTGTGCCGGACACGGGTGGCGCTGGTGGAGCAGGTGATCGGGGGGCGCCTCAGGCTGGTTTATGAGGAGAGCCAGGACGGGTCGGATGACTTCTGGTGCCACATGTACAGCCCCCTCATTCATAATATAGGCTGGTCGCGCAGCATCGGACACCGCTTCAAACGATCCG atttcacaaagAAAATGGAGGGTCAAGTTGATGCTCCGGCACTGCATTTCCAGAAG GTGAAAGATGTAGACCAGAGTGGGGATTGGTTCAAAGATGGGATGAAGATAGAAGCCATTGATCCGCTCAACCTCTCGGCTATATGTGTAGCCACTGTAAGAAAG GTGTTGGCAGACGGGTACCTCATGATCGGGATCGATGGTTCTGAGGCGGTGGACGGGTCAGACTGGTTCTGCTACCACGGCACCTCCCCCTCTATCTACCCTGTCGGCTTCTGTGAAATCAACAACATTGAACTCACGCCCTCTAGAG GGTACACTAAACTGCCATTTAAATGGTTTGACTACCTCAGAGAAACAGGTTCAATAGCTGCTCCTGTCAAGCTCTTTACCAAG GAGATTCCTAATCACGGTTTCCGGCAAGGCATGAAGCTGGAGGCTGTAGATCTAATGGAGCCTCGGCTGGTGTGTGTTGCCACGGTGACGAGGATTGTGCACCGGCTACTGAGGATCCACTTTGACGGCTGGGAAGATGAGTATGACCAGTGGGTGGACTGCGAGTCACCTGACCTCTACCCTGTGGGCTGGTGTCAGCTGACCGGCTACCAGTTGCAACCCCCCGCCTCACAGA GTACCAGAGATCTGCCTCAGTCTGTAcccaaacagaagaagaaggcCCAGCAGTACAAAGGCCAAAAGAAAA agaggaagatccCAGTTGGTCGACGGCCCTTCAGTCAGACCggcaggaggaggagcagcttCTCCGGAGACGAAGAGCAGAGCCCCCCCCCTTACCCTGCACAGGGGCCGTCACGGCCACGGCCCCGACCCAGAACACACCTGCACCAAACACACAAATCAG
- the mbtd1 gene encoding MBT domain-containing protein 1 isoform X2, protein MFDGYDSCSEESTSSSSSEDSEDEVMPSIPASLPIIKNNGQVYTYPDGKAGMATCEMCGMVGVRDAFYSKTKRFCSVSCSRSYSSNSKKASILARLQGKPPTKKAKVLQKQPLMAKLAAYAQYQASQQNQAKSKAVVPAESFDWGRYICSNDTVGAPVSCFKHAPMGTCWGGIEEGVRLEVPNSDTNLSTKVYWIAEIIKLAGFKALLRYEGFDSDTSKDYWCDLCVPEVHPVGWCASSGKPLIPPKTIQHKYSNWKAVLVKRLTGAKTLPPDFNTKVQENLQFPFKKLMRVEVVDKNYLCRTRVALVEQVIGGRLRLVYEESQDGSDDFWCHMYSPLIHNIGWSRSIGHRFKRSDFTKKMEGQVDAPALHFQKVKDVDQSGDWFKDGMKIEAIDPLNLSAICVATVRKVLADGYLMIGIDGSEAVDGSDWFCYHGTSPSIYPVGFCEINNIELTPSRGYTKLPFKWFDYLRETGSIAAPVKLFTKEIPNHGFRQGMKLEAVDLMEPRLVCVATVTRIVHRLLRIHFDGWEDEYDQWVDCESPDLYPVGWCQLTGYQLQPPASQSTRDLPQSVPKQKKKAQQYKGQKKKRKIPVGRRPFSQTGRRRSSFSGDEEQSPPPYPAQGPSRPRPRPRTHLHQTHKSEPLLRMKVDPAEVDEFTFSQGTSDQESNGSGSYYIKQEP, encoded by the exons ATGTTTGATGGCTATGACAGCTGCAGTGAGGAGTCTACCAGCAGCTCCAGCTCAGAGGACAGCGAGGACGAGGTGATGCCCTCCATCCCGGCCAGCCTGCCCATCATCAAGAACAATGGACAAGTTTACACTTACCCTGACGGAAAGGCTGGAATGG CCACTTGTGAGATGTGTGGGATGGTTGGAGTACGAGATGCTTTTTACTCAAAAACCAAGCGCTTCTGCAGTGTGTCATGTTCTAGGAGTTATTCCTCAAATTCCAAAAAAGCTAGCATCTTGGCACGACTCCAG GGAAAACCACCAACAAAAAAGGCCAAAGTCTTACAGAAACAACCCCTCATGGCAAAGTTGGCTGCTTACGCCCAGTACCAAGCGAGTCAGCAGAACCAGGCCAAATCAAAAGCAG TGGTCCCTGCAGAGAGCTTTGACTGGGGTCGGTATATCTGTAGCAATGACACAGTTGGAGCTCCAGTCAGCTGTTTCAAGCAT GCCCCCATGGGGACATGCTGGGGGGGCATAGAGGAAGGAGTGAGGCTTGAAGTGCCCAACTCTGATACCAACCTCTCCACTAAGGTGTACTGGATAGCAGAAATCATTAAGCTAGCAG GGTTCAAGGCTCTGCTGCGGTATGAGGGCTTCGACAGCGACACCAGTAAAGACTACTGGTGTGATCTCTGCGTCCCGGAGGTGCACCCGGTGGGGTGGTGCGCTTCCAGTGGCAAACCTCTTATACCTCCAAAAA CCATACAGCATAAATACTCTAACTGGAAAGCTGTTCTTGTGAAGCGCCTCACTGGAGCTAAAACACTGCCACCGGACTTTAACACCAAG GTACAAGAGAACCTGCAGTTCCCCTTTAAGAAGCTGATGCGGGTGGAGGTGGTGGATAAGAACTACCTGTGCCGGACACGGGTGGCGCTGGTGGAGCAGGTGATCGGGGGGCGCCTCAGGCTGGTTTATGAGGAGAGCCAGGACGGGTCGGATGACTTCTGGTGCCACATGTACAGCCCCCTCATTCATAATATAGGCTGGTCGCGCAGCATCGGACACCGCTTCAAACGATCCG atttcacaaagAAAATGGAGGGTCAAGTTGATGCTCCGGCACTGCATTTCCAGAAG GTGAAAGATGTAGACCAGAGTGGGGATTGGTTCAAAGATGGGATGAAGATAGAAGCCATTGATCCGCTCAACCTCTCGGCTATATGTGTAGCCACTGTAAGAAAG GTGTTGGCAGACGGGTACCTCATGATCGGGATCGATGGTTCTGAGGCGGTGGACGGGTCAGACTGGTTCTGCTACCACGGCACCTCCCCCTCTATCTACCCTGTCGGCTTCTGTGAAATCAACAACATTGAACTCACGCCCTCTAGAG GGTACACTAAACTGCCATTTAAATGGTTTGACTACCTCAGAGAAACAGGTTCAATAGCTGCTCCTGTCAAGCTCTTTACCAAG GAGATTCCTAATCACGGTTTCCGGCAAGGCATGAAGCTGGAGGCTGTAGATCTAATGGAGCCTCGGCTGGTGTGTGTTGCCACGGTGACGAGGATTGTGCACCGGCTACTGAGGATCCACTTTGACGGCTGGGAAGATGAGTATGACCAGTGGGTGGACTGCGAGTCACCTGACCTCTACCCTGTGGGCTGGTGTCAGCTGACCGGCTACCAGTTGCAACCCCCCGCCTCACAGA GTACCAGAGATCTGCCTCAGTCTGTAcccaaacagaagaagaaggcCCAGCAGTACAAAGGCCAAAAGAAAA agaggaagatccCAGTTGGTCGACGGCCCTTCAGTCAGACCggcaggaggaggagcagcttCTCCGGAGACGAAGAGCAGAGCCCCCCCCCTTACCCTGCACAGGGGCCGTCACGGCCACGGCCCCGACCCAGAACACACCTGCACCAAACACACAAATCAG